The Aequorivita sublithincola DSM 14238 genome window below encodes:
- the pyrR gene encoding bifunctional pyr operon transcriptional regulator/uracil phosphoribosyltransferase PyrR, whose amino-acid sequence MSQKVLLNATEINIALNRLACQLIEKHDDFSKTVLIGIQPRGIFLAERMKSLLETEYKIKNIKLGYLDITFFRDDFRRGEKPLEANKTDINFIVEDKNVVFIDDVLFTGRSIRSALTAVQSFGRPLEIELLTLIDRRFSRHLPIQPDYRGRQVDAINGEKVKVCWKENDGEDAVYLVKS is encoded by the coding sequence ATGAGCCAAAAAGTGTTACTGAACGCAACCGAGATAAACATTGCGCTTAACCGTTTGGCTTGCCAATTAATCGAAAAACACGACGATTTTTCCAAAACAGTACTGATCGGAATTCAACCACGAGGCATCTTTCTAGCGGAAAGAATGAAATCTTTGCTTGAAACCGAGTACAAAATCAAGAACATAAAGCTTGGCTATTTGGACATCACATTTTTTCGTGACGATTTTCGAAGAGGAGAAAAACCGTTAGAAGCCAACAAAACCGATATAAATTTTATAGTCGAAGATAAAAACGTTGTCTTTATTGATGATGTACTTTTCACAGGAAGAAGTATTCGTTCGGCATTAACAGCTGTACAATCCTTTGGAAGACCTTTGGAAATTGAATTGCTAACATTGATAGACAGACGTTTCAGCCGCCATCTACCAATCCAGCCAGATTACAGAGGAAGACAAGTAGATGCTATAAATGGCGAAAAAGTAAAAGTGTGCTGGAAAGAAAATGATGGAGAAGACGCTGTTTATCTCGTTAAAAGTTAA
- a CDS encoding zinc-dependent metalloprotease, with amino-acid sequence MKLRIIAPFLLLLAFSCATPQKALKGKSDTAEKKSDKDKVEIKPYDKVITKEAKTDDGLFKVHIIKEDFFYEIPDSLFGREMLMVTRIAKTATNIGFGGGKTNTQVLRWEKKPTKVLLRVVSHQIFAADSLPIHEAVMNSNFEPVLFSFDIRAFGKDSISTVVQVNKLFETDVKPLGMPNDYREKYKITTMEKDRSYIESLKSYPLNIESRHVKTYVAKEPPSNSDLGSISVEMNNSMVLLPKIPMKRRYFDERVGWFARGQTDYGLDNQESKTIKYLDRWRLEVRDEDKAAFERGELVVPKKQIVYYIDRATPVKWRNYIKQGIEDWQVAFEAAGFKEAIIAKDPPTKEEDPDWSPEDVRYSVVRYLASPIANANGPHVSDPRSGEILESDINWYHNVMTLLRNWYFVQTAAINPEARGVAFKDEIMGRLIRFVSSHEVGHTLGLPHNMGSSVAYPVDSLRSVDFTKKYSTAPSIMDYARFNYIAQPGDGDVALMPNIGIYDKYAIAWGYKPLPNLSAEAEKKTLDSWILEHGGDPMYRFGRQQSGGVIDPSSQTEDLGDDAVKASMYGISNLKLTIPKLIEYTREDGKDYEDLSKMYDQVVGQFNRYMGHVTANIGGVYEIYKTYDQEGAVYKHVPKAKQEESMEFLQQQLFKTPEWLIDENIFNKIQFDGNVENIRKMQARTLDNILDFGRMARIIENESINGKDSYSLLEMMEDLRHGIFSELKTGETIDTYRRNLQRAYVERLAYLMTKEQEGRNRTKVDVNQSDIRSVARAELKTLDNNISNATGRTSDKMSKIHLMDLRERINVILNPYAK; translated from the coding sequence ATGAAATTAAGAATAATTGCCCCTTTTTTGCTTTTACTGGCGTTCTCTTGTGCCACTCCTCAAAAAGCATTAAAAGGTAAATCTGACACCGCTGAAAAAAAATCTGATAAAGATAAAGTTGAAATCAAACCTTATGACAAGGTAATAACCAAGGAAGCCAAAACGGACGATGGGCTTTTTAAAGTTCACATCATAAAAGAAGATTTCTTCTATGAAATCCCAGATTCACTCTTTGGAAGAGAAATGCTAATGGTTACGCGAATAGCGAAAACTGCCACAAACATTGGCTTTGGTGGCGGAAAAACAAATACGCAGGTGCTTCGTTGGGAAAAGAAACCTACCAAAGTATTACTACGTGTGGTTTCTCATCAAATTTTTGCGGCAGATTCGTTGCCCATTCACGAAGCTGTAATGAATTCAAATTTTGAACCCGTTCTTTTTTCTTTTGATATTAGAGCTTTTGGTAAGGACAGCATTTCAACCGTCGTTCAAGTAAATAAACTTTTTGAAACTGATGTAAAACCTTTGGGAATGCCCAATGACTATCGTGAAAAATACAAAATCACGACAATGGAAAAAGATCGTTCTTATATTGAATCTTTAAAATCCTATCCTTTAAATATAGAATCGCGTCACGTAAAAACCTATGTTGCGAAAGAACCGCCAAGTAATTCGGACTTGGGTTCTATTTCTGTTGAAATGAATAACTCAATGGTGCTTTTGCCAAAAATTCCAATGAAACGTCGCTATTTTGATGAGCGAGTTGGCTGGTTTGCTCGCGGGCAAACGGATTATGGGTTGGATAATCAAGAAAGTAAAACCATAAAATATTTAGACAGATGGCGTCTTGAAGTTCGTGATGAAGATAAAGCAGCCTTTGAAAGAGGTGAACTTGTAGTTCCTAAAAAACAAATCGTTTATTATATAGATAGAGCAACTCCCGTAAAATGGAGAAATTATATAAAACAAGGTATAGAAGATTGGCAAGTGGCTTTTGAAGCTGCTGGTTTCAAAGAAGCTATCATCGCTAAAGATCCGCCAACAAAGGAGGAAGACCCAGATTGGTCGCCCGAAGATGTTCGTTATTCTGTGGTTCGATATTTGGCTTCCCCTATAGCTAACGCCAACGGCCCACACGTAAGCGATCCACGAAGCGGTGAGATTTTAGAAAGTGATATCAATTGGTACCACAACGTTATGACGCTTTTGCGCAACTGGTATTTCGTGCAGACCGCCGCCATAAACCCAGAAGCTAGAGGTGTAGCTTTTAAAGATGAAATTATGGGAAGATTAATTCGTTTTGTTTCTTCTCACGAAGTGGGTCACACTTTAGGTTTACCACACAATATGGGCAGCAGCGTTGCATATCCAGTGGATTCTTTGCGCTCTGTAGATTTCACTAAAAAATACAGCACAGCGCCTTCTATAATGGATTATGCACGTTTCAATTATATCGCCCAGCCAGGAGATGGTGATGTAGCATTAATGCCGAATATTGGCATTTATGATAAATATGCAATTGCTTGGGGTTACAAACCTTTGCCAAATTTATCTGCTGAAGCTGAAAAGAAAACGCTAGATTCTTGGATTCTTGAACACGGGGGAGATCCAATGTATCGTTTCGGAAGACAGCAATCTGGAGGTGTGATAGATCCTAGCAGCCAAACGGAGGATTTGGGTGATGATGCCGTGAAAGCGAGTATGTATGGTATTTCAAACTTGAAATTGACAATCCCAAAACTTATAGAATATACTCGTGAAGACGGGAAGGATTATGAGGACCTTTCAAAAATGTACGATCAGGTTGTGGGACAATTCAATAGATATATGGGTCACGTAACCGCAAATATTGGTGGGGTTTATGAGATTTATAAAACCTATGATCAGGAAGGCGCTGTTTATAAGCATGTTCCAAAAGCAAAGCAGGAGGAAAGTATGGAGTTTCTGCAACAGCAACTTTTCAAAACTCCGGAATGGTTGATTGATGAAAATATTTTCAATAAAATCCAGTTTGACGGGAATGTTGAAAATATCCGCAAAATGCAGGCACGTACTTTGGACAATATTTTAGATTTTGGAAGAATGGCGCGTATTATTGAAAATGAATCAATTAACGGAAAAGATAGTTATTCTCTTTTGGAAATGATGGAAGATCTTCGCCATGGAATTTTCAGCGAACTTAAAACAGGTGAAACTATTGATACCTATAGAAGAAACCTGCAACGTGCTTATGTTGAAAGATTGGCGTATTTAATGACGAAGGAACAAGAAGGCCGCAACCGAACCAAAGTAGATGTAAATCAAAGTGACATCCGTTCCGTCGCGCGGGCTGAGCTTAAAACTTTAGATAATAATATAAGCAATGCAACTGGTAGAACTTCTGATAAAATGAGCAAAATTCATCTAATGGATTTACGAGAACGTATTAACGTTATTCTAAATCCCTACGCAAAATAA
- the rpsA gene encoding 30S ribosomal protein S1, producing MADKANKEVAEEKAAKQQEETAVAEMQTEETNTEDSNAKENGKPKAEVSLKESNPEKFLADFNWHNYEEGIDPIDDGKLEEFEKLVAANFVDTLDDEVVEGKVVFITDRDAIIDINAKSEGVVSLNEFRYNPDLKVGDKVEVLIDVREDSTGQLILSHRKARTIKAWDRVNAAHDEATIVNGYVKCRTKGGMIVDVFGIEAFLPGSQIDVKPIRDYDVYVGKTMEFKVVKINHEFKNVVVSHKALIEADIEEQKKEIIGQLEKGQVLEGVVKNITSYGVFVDLGGVDGLVHITDLSWSRINHPNEIVELDQKLNVVILDFDEDKTRIQLGLKQLNPHPWEALGEELKVGDKVKGKVVVIADYGAFIEVAEGVEGLIHVSEMSWSTHLRSAQDFVNVGDEIEAVILTMDKEERKMSLGIKQMTPDPWTDITTKYPVGSRHKGIVRNFTNFGVFVELEEGIDGLIYISDLSWTKKIKHPSEFTNIGDTLEVVVLELDVEGRKLSLGHKQTEENPWDKYEDEFAVGTKHTATIAEVVDKGATIDFNDDIVAFVPGRHLEKEDGSMLKKGDEAEFQIIEFNKEFKKVVASHMILHKEEEAKIVKEAVKKQAASQEEAKTTLGDANSALQALKDKMDGKK from the coding sequence ATGGCTGATAAAGCAAACAAAGAAGTAGCTGAAGAAAAAGCTGCGAAACAACAAGAGGAAACTGCAGTTGCAGAAATGCAAACTGAAGAAACCAACACTGAGGATTCTAATGCAAAAGAAAACGGTAAGCCAAAGGCTGAAGTTTCTTTAAAAGAAAGTAATCCTGAAAAATTTCTTGCAGATTTCAACTGGCACAACTACGAAGAAGGAATTGATCCTATCGACGATGGTAAGTTAGAAGAATTCGAAAAACTGGTAGCAGCGAATTTCGTTGATACACTAGATGACGAAGTTGTTGAAGGAAAAGTGGTTTTCATTACAGACCGTGATGCAATCATTGACATTAACGCGAAAAGTGAAGGTGTTGTTTCTTTAAACGAATTCCGTTACAATCCAGATTTAAAAGTTGGTGACAAAGTAGAAGTATTGATCGACGTTCGTGAGGACAGTACAGGTCAACTTATCCTTAGCCACCGTAAAGCTAGAACCATTAAGGCTTGGGATCGCGTAAATGCGGCTCACGACGAAGCTACAATCGTAAACGGTTACGTAAAATGCCGCACAAAAGGTGGTATGATCGTAGATGTTTTCGGTATCGAAGCATTCTTACCAGGTTCGCAAATAGATGTTAAACCAATCCGTGATTACGACGTTTACGTTGGAAAAACAATGGAGTTCAAAGTTGTTAAGATCAACCACGAATTTAAAAACGTTGTTGTTTCTCACAAAGCACTTATTGAAGCGGATATTGAAGAGCAGAAAAAAGAAATCATCGGCCAACTTGAAAAAGGTCAAGTACTTGAAGGTGTTGTTAAAAACATCACTTCATACGGAGTATTTGTTGATCTTGGTGGTGTTGATGGACTTGTTCACATTACAGACCTTTCTTGGTCACGTATCAACCATCCAAATGAGATCGTTGAACTTGATCAGAAATTAAACGTTGTTATTCTTGATTTCGATGAAGATAAAACACGTATCCAATTAGGTCTTAAGCAATTGAATCCTCACCCATGGGAAGCTCTTGGTGAAGAGTTGAAAGTTGGTGATAAAGTAAAAGGTAAAGTAGTTGTTATTGCAGACTACGGTGCATTTATTGAAGTTGCTGAAGGTGTTGAAGGTCTTATCCACGTTAGCGAAATGTCTTGGTCTACACACTTACGTAGCGCTCAGGATTTCGTAAATGTTGGTGACGAGATTGAAGCAGTTATCCTTACAATGGATAAAGAAGAACGCAAAATGAGCCTTGGTATCAAACAAATGACGCCAGATCCATGGACTGATATTACTACAAAATACCCAGTTGGTTCACGCCACAAAGGTATTGTTCGCAACTTCACTAACTTCGGCGTTTTTGTTGAGTTAGAAGAAGGTATCGATGGTCTTATTTACATTAGCGATCTTTCTTGGACCAAGAAAATCAAGCACCCAAGCGAGTTTACCAACATTGGTGACACACTAGAAGTGGTTGTATTGGAATTGGATGTTGAAGGCCGTAAACTTAGTTTAGGTCACAAACAAACTGAAGAAAACCCTTGGGATAAATACGAAGATGAATTTGCTGTTGGAACCAAGCACACTGCAACAATTGCTGAAGTAGTGGACAAAGGAGCAACAATAGATTTCAACGATGATATCGTAGCCTTCGTACCAGGCCGTCACCTTGAAAAAGAAGATGGTTCTATGTTGAAGAAAGGTGATGAAGCAGAATTCCAAATTATTGAGTTCAACAAAGAATTCAAGAAAGTGGTTGCCTCACATATGATACTTCACAAAGAAGAAGAAGCGAAAATTGTAAAAGAAGCTGTGAAAAAACAAGCAGCTTCACAAGAAGAAGCAAAAACCACATTAGGTGATGCTAACTCTGCACTACAAGCTCTTAAAGACAAAATGGACGGTAAGAAATAA
- a CDS encoding DUF4377 domain-containing protein yields MKFILACFIAAIALNTCENDSTDKTAETILFVNSAKVDCTGVGEMKCLQTQESEMLSPNDWKNFYGNIEGFEYEPGYIYKISVKKEKLDPATVPADASSIKYSLVEVLEKNIDEKMRLNDIWALKAIDGEMIDATELSGMQKQPVLEINIIEMKIFGNDGCNSMFGNLESLDDKNIAFGPMGGTKMACPNMEFSSKYTTALSKTKTYKLDGLQLFFCDDEGNEVLKYQKAE; encoded by the coding sequence ATGAAATTTATATTAGCATGCTTCATTGCTGCAATTGCACTAAATACTTGTGAAAATGATTCCACAGATAAAACTGCTGAAACAATTCTTTTTGTAAACAGCGCAAAAGTAGATTGTACAGGTGTTGGCGAGATGAAATGCCTACAAACGCAAGAATCTGAAATGTTAAGTCCGAACGATTGGAAAAATTTCTACGGAAACATTGAAGGTTTTGAATATGAGCCAGGTTATATCTATAAAATTTCTGTAAAAAAAGAAAAGCTGGATCCCGCAACAGTTCCTGCCGATGCTTCATCTATAAAATATTCTTTAGTTGAAGTGCTCGAAAAAAACATTGACGAAAAAATGCGTCTGAACGATATTTGGGCATTGAAAGCTATTGACGGCGAAATGATTGATGCTACCGAGCTTTCAGGAATGCAAAAACAACCCGTTCTTGAAATTAATATAATCGAAATGAAAATCTTCGGAAACGACGGTTGCAACAGTATGTTTGGAAATCTTGAAAGTTTGGATGACAAAAACATAGCTTTTGGCCCTATGGGCGGAACCAAAATGGCTTGCCCAAACATGGAGTTTTCTTCAAAATATACTACCGCGCTATCTAAAACGAAAACGTATAAACTTGATGGTTTACAGCTTTTCTTTTGTGATGACGAAGGAAATGAAGTGTTGAAATATCAAAAAGCGGAATAA
- a CDS encoding DNA gyrase/topoisomerase IV subunit A, producing MSDELDNNEEQEIAGPDYLGVNDDTSSDTIKKVPGMFRDWFLDYASYVILERAVPAIEDGFKPVQRRIMQSMKDLDDGRYNKVANIVGHTMQYHPHGDASIADAMVQIGQKDLLIDTQGNWGNILTGDSAAASRYIEARISKFGLDVVFNPKVTKWQASYDGRRKEPINLPVKFPLLLNQGGEGIAVGLSTKILPHNFLELIDASIKHLQGKKFQIFPDFPTGGIMDVANYNDGLRGGKIRSRARINQLDKNTLVITEIPFGTNTSSLIDTILKANEKGKIKIKKIEDNTAAEVEIQIHLPSGISPDKTIDALYAFTACESSISPLGCVIEDNRPLFVGVSEMLRVSTDRTVQLLKSELEIQLEEFEEQWHFASLERIFIENRIYRDIEEEETWEGVISAIDKGLQPHIMHLKRAVTEEDIVRLTEIRIKRISKFDIDKAQQKIDALEDSISQVKHHLANLIEYAIDYFKRLKKEYGAGKERKTEIRTFDDIEATKVVIRNTKLYVNREEGFVGTSLKKDEYVTDCSDIDDIIVFTEDGTMMVSKVDAKTFIGKGIIHVAVFKKKDKRTIYNMVYRDGARGANYVKRFAVTSMTRDKEYDMGNDSKGSKVLYFTANPNGEAEVVTIYLRQSGSIKKLKFDLDFADQLVKGRNSKGNIVTKYSIKKIELKEKGLSTLKPRKIWFDDSVQRLNVDERGELLGEFRKEDRLLIVNQKGIVKTVVPDLQLRFDDDMIILEKWNPKKPLSAIYWEGEKELFYVKRFLIEHPDKEDAIITEHPNSYLEKIFTDHRPMAEIIFAKKRGQEREENLELNLEEFISIKGINAMGNQLTKEKILEINTMEPLLYEAPEPVEPEEIEVIEEEDLESEDKNSRNETDTDNKDDSITDEDGQGLLF from the coding sequence ATGAGTGACGAACTCGACAATAACGAAGAACAAGAAATCGCAGGCCCAGACTATTTGGGCGTAAACGACGATACTTCCAGCGATACTATAAAAAAAGTACCAGGAATGTTTCGCGACTGGTTTTTGGATTACGCCAGTTACGTAATCCTAGAACGTGCCGTCCCAGCAATTGAGGACGGATTTAAACCAGTTCAACGCCGTATTATGCAGTCTATGAAAGATTTGGATGATGGGCGTTACAACAAAGTTGCGAACATCGTTGGACATACTATGCAATATCACCCGCACGGAGATGCCAGTATTGCAGATGCAATGGTTCAGATTGGTCAAAAAGATTTATTGATAGACACCCAAGGAAACTGGGGAAACATTCTAACAGGCGATAGTGCTGCGGCTTCGCGATATATTGAAGCGCGAATTTCAAAATTTGGTTTGGACGTGGTTTTCAATCCAAAAGTAACAAAGTGGCAAGCTTCTTATGACGGACGTAGAAAGGAACCAATCAACCTTCCAGTTAAGTTTCCTTTGCTTTTAAATCAAGGTGGAGAAGGTATTGCCGTTGGTCTTTCAACTAAAATTCTTCCACATAATTTTCTTGAACTTATTGATGCTTCCATAAAGCATTTGCAAGGCAAAAAATTTCAGATTTTTCCAGATTTCCCAACGGGTGGAATTATGGATGTTGCAAATTATAACGATGGTTTGCGTGGTGGAAAAATTCGAAGTCGTGCGCGAATCAACCAACTTGATAAAAACACACTTGTAATTACTGAAATTCCTTTTGGAACTAATACTTCATCGCTTATTGATACTATTCTAAAAGCAAATGAGAAAGGGAAAATAAAAATCAAGAAAATAGAAGATAATACTGCGGCTGAAGTGGAAATTCAAATCCATTTACCAAGCGGAATTTCGCCAGATAAAACCATTGACGCGCTCTATGCTTTCACGGCTTGCGAATCTTCCATTTCACCTTTGGGCTGTGTAATTGAAGATAACAGACCTTTGTTTGTAGGCGTTTCTGAAATGCTTCGCGTAAGTACAGACCGAACGGTTCAATTGCTGAAAAGTGAATTGGAAATCCAATTAGAAGAATTTGAAGAGCAATGGCATTTCGCTTCCTTGGAACGTATTTTTATTGAAAACAGAATCTATCGCGATATTGAAGAAGAGGAAACTTGGGAAGGCGTAATTTCTGCAATTGACAAAGGTTTACAGCCACATATTATGCATTTAAAGCGCGCTGTAACTGAAGAAGACATTGTGCGTTTAACTGAAATTCGAATTAAAAGAATTTCAAAATTCGACATTGATAAAGCACAACAAAAGATTGATGCGTTGGAAGATAGCATCAGTCAAGTAAAGCATCACTTAGCAAACCTTATTGAGTATGCAATTGATTATTTCAAAAGGTTAAAGAAAGAATACGGAGCAGGAAAAGAACGAAAAACCGAAATCAGAACTTTTGATGATATTGAAGCAACGAAAGTTGTAATTCGAAACACAAAACTCTACGTAAACCGCGAAGAAGGTTTTGTGGGAACAAGTCTTAAGAAGGACGAATACGTTACAGACTGTAGCGATATTGATGATATTATCGTGTTTACGGAAGACGGAACTATGATGGTGTCCAAGGTAGATGCCAAAACATTTATTGGTAAAGGGATTATCCACGTCGCCGTTTTCAAGAAAAAAGACAAACGTACCATTTATAATATGGTTTATCGTGATGGAGCGAGAGGTGCAAATTACGTGAAGCGTTTTGCCGTAACTTCTATGACGAGGGACAAGGAATACGATATGGGTAACGACTCCAAAGGCTCCAAAGTGCTTTATTTTACTGCCAATCCAAATGGTGAAGCTGAGGTTGTAACAATTTATCTACGCCAAAGCGGAAGCATCAAAAAACTGAAATTCGATCTCGATTTTGCAGACCAATTAGTAAAAGGTAGAAATTCCAAAGGAAATATTGTTACCAAATATTCAATAAAGAAAATTGAATTAAAAGAAAAAGGTCTTTCCACGCTGAAGCCACGTAAAATATGGTTCGACGATTCCGTACAACGTTTAAATGTTGACGAACGCGGCGAGCTATTAGGTGAATTCAGAAAAGAAGATAGATTGCTCATCGTAAATCAAAAAGGAATAGTAAAAACGGTTGTTCCAGATCTTCAGCTTCGTTTTGATGATGATATGATAATCCTTGAAAAGTGGAATCCCAAAAAACCGCTGAGCGCTATTTACTGGGAAGGCGAAAAGGAACTCTTTTATGTGAAACGTTTCCTTATTGAACATCCAGACAAGGAAGATGCCATAATCACTGAGCATCCAAATTCATATTTAGAAAAAATATTTACAGATCACCGACCAATGGCAGAAATAATTTTCGCCAAAAAAAGAGGGCAGGAGCGGGAAGAAAATTTAGAGTTGAATTTAGAGGAATTCATTTCAATAAAAGGAATCAACGCAATGGGAAATCAGTTAACCAAAGAAAAAATTCTGGAGATAAACACTATGGAACCGCTGCTTTACGAAGCCCCAGAGCCAGTTGAACCCGAAGAAATTGAAGTAATAGAGGAGGAGGATTTAGAATCTGAAGATAAAAATTCTAGGAATGAAACTGACACAGATAATAAAGACGATTCAATAACGGACGAAGACGGGCAAGGATTATTGTTCTAG
- a CDS encoding DNA topoisomerase IV subunit B yields the protein MAETQYTEDNIRSLDWKEHIRMRPGMYIGKLGDGSSPDDGIYILLKEVIDNCIDEFVMGAGKTIEVRIKEKEVKVRDFGRGIPLGKVIDVVSKMNTGGKYDSRAFKKSVGLNGVGTKAVNALSSFFKVESIRDNQLKAAEFSLGELTNDVAIEESSKRKGTKVIFIPDEAIFKNFKYRNEYVEKMLKNYVYLNPGLTIDFNGQKFYSENGLKDLLMETISEEDMAYPIIHLRGEDIEVAITHSKTQYSEEYHSFVNGQNTTQGGTHLAAFREALVKTIREFYGKNYDASDVRKSIVSAVSIKVMEPVFESQTKTKLGSTDMGGDLPTVRTFINDFLKTQLDNYLHKNHEAADGIQRKIVQAERERKELSGIRKLAKDRAKKSNLHNKKLRDCRVHLADVKNERNLESTLFITEGDSASGSITKSRDVNTQAVFSLRGKPLNTYGMTKKIVYENEEFNLLQAALNIEDSMEDLRYNNIVIATDADVDGMHIRLLLITFFLQFFPELIKEGHLYILQTPLFRVRNKKKTIYCYTEEERRDALEELKPKPEITRFKGLGEISPDEFVHFIGNDIRLDPVMLDKSMSIEELLSFYMGKNTPDRQEFIIENLKVELDRVEE from the coding sequence ATGGCCGAAACACAATATACCGAAGACAACATACGCTCGCTGGACTGGAAGGAACACATCCGCATGCGTCCTGGTATGTATATTGGGAAGCTCGGTGACGGTTCTTCACCTGATGATGGTATTTATATTCTTCTAAAAGAGGTGATTGACAACTGTATAGATGAATTTGTAATGGGCGCCGGAAAAACCATTGAAGTTCGCATAAAGGAAAAAGAAGTTAAAGTGCGTGACTTTGGTCGTGGTATTCCGCTTGGGAAAGTGATTGACGTTGTTTCAAAAATGAACACGGGCGGGAAGTATGATAGCCGTGCTTTTAAGAAATCTGTTGGTCTGAATGGCGTTGGAACAAAAGCCGTAAACGCACTTTCATCATTTTTTAAAGTTGAATCCATTCGTGACAACCAATTGAAAGCTGCAGAATTTTCTCTAGGCGAATTAACGAATGATGTGGCGATTGAAGAAAGCTCCAAACGAAAAGGAACAAAAGTTATTTTTATTCCAGACGAAGCGATCTTTAAAAACTTTAAATACCGAAACGAGTATGTAGAAAAAATGTTGAAAAACTACGTCTATCTCAATCCTGGATTGACCATAGATTTCAACGGTCAGAAGTTTTATTCTGAAAATGGATTGAAAGATCTTTTGATGGAAACCATTTCTGAAGAAGATATGGCGTATCCAATAATTCATCTTCGAGGTGAAGATATTGAAGTTGCCATAACACACAGCAAAACCCAGTATAGTGAAGAATACCACAGTTTTGTAAACGGGCAGAACACCACGCAAGGTGGAACGCATTTAGCTGCTTTTCGTGAAGCTTTGGTAAAAACCATCCGTGAGTTTTACGGTAAAAACTACGACGCTAGCGATGTACGAAAATCCATCGTTTCAGCAGTGAGCATCAAAGTGATGGAACCTGTTTTTGAAAGTCAGACAAAAACAAAGCTCGGTTCTACAGACATGGGCGGAGATTTGCCGACGGTGCGAACGTTTATAAACGATTTCTTAAAAACACAGCTTGATAATTACCTTCATAAAAATCATGAGGCTGCTGACGGAATTCAGCGAAAAATAGTTCAAGCTGAACGTGAGCGTAAGGAATTAAGCGGCATTAGGAAACTTGCAAAAGACCGCGCTAAAAAATCAAACCTTCACAATAAAAAACTGCGTGATTGCCGAGTACACTTGGCAGACGTTAAAAACGAACGAAACCTAGAATCCACCCTTTTCATAACAGAGGGAGATTCTGCAAGTGGAAGCATTACAAAGAGTCGTGACGTAAATACCCAAGCTGTGTTTTCATTACGTGGAAAGCCGTTGAATACTTACGGAATGACCAAAAAAATCGTTTACGAAAACGAGGAATTCAATCTATTGCAAGCCGCATTAAACATTGAAGATTCAATGGAAGACTTGCGGTACAACAACATTGTAATCGCTACAGATGCTGATGTTGATGGAATGCACATTCGCTTATTGCTAATTACATTTTTCCTTCAGTTTTTTCCTGAATTGATAAAGGAAGGGCATTTATATATTTTGCAAACACCATTGTTTCGCGTTCGTAATAAGAAAAAAACAATCTATTGTTATACGGAAGAGGAACGAAGGGATGCTTTGGAAGAATTAAAACCAAAACCCGAAATCACCCGCTTTAAAGGTTTGGGTGAAATTTCGCCGGATGAGTTTGTGCATTTTATTGGGAACGACATTCGTTTAGATCCTGTAATGCTTGATAAGTCTATGAGTATTGAGGAATTGCTTTCTTTTTATATGGGAAAAAATACGCCCGATAGACAGGAATTTATTATTGAGAATTTAAAGGTGGAGTTGGATAGGGTGGAAGAGTAG